The following proteins come from a genomic window of Pyxidicoccus sp. MSG2:
- a CDS encoding pyruvate kinase, which produces MSGQQLEDIHAEVLKVQRHVTGFVEANLGALAAVQPGYRASAENLLAYVALRQLELRRLQLELSEVGLSSLGRSEGSVLSSLHELVQRIEDSLARGAPEPAGPPPVPSPGGLRRDEAERLLHQHTEALLGPRPRERHVYIMVTARDVEPPSEEECAALLGAGMNVLRINSAHGSPGVWRRTAEVVRRVARRMGRPVRVLVDLEGPKIRTTHVSPGPAVLRYRPRKDSLGHVVGALRIPLLGASASAPPTPEDAPPPLRVPDAWLDGMRVGDTVQTWDSRQRERRFRITEVESHGAFAELDKTCYLTPRTELVWMRGAEELGRAFPSAIPQRPGYVELSVGDRFQLWMDAVEGSPGVRESLDGPESHGPPRLGLDMPGVTLQLKPGHRVLLDDGKVEAVVEEVDARQATARVVRTLKARVKVRAEKGVNFPDSDLRACVVSRKDLEVLPEVLEFADVLGVSFIRTPSDLREAIAAIRAVAGRRMPGIIVKLETARALQSLPGLLLEAMRHTPVGLMIARGDLAVEIGFERLAELQQEIMWFAEAAHLPVVWATQVLDTLARTGIPSRAEITDASMSVQAECVMLNKGAHVVDACRTLDVILRKMEQHQFKKRNLFRPLKISLLMGGPSSP; this is translated from the coding sequence ATGTCCGGCCAGCAGCTCGAAGACATCCATGCGGAAGTGCTCAAGGTCCAGCGGCATGTCACGGGCTTCGTCGAGGCGAACCTCGGCGCGCTCGCGGCCGTGCAGCCCGGCTACCGCGCGAGCGCGGAGAACCTGCTCGCCTACGTGGCACTGAGACAGCTCGAGCTGCGCCGGCTCCAACTGGAGCTGAGCGAGGTGGGGCTCTCCTCCCTGGGACGCAGCGAGGGCTCCGTCCTCTCCAGCCTCCACGAGCTCGTCCAGCGCATCGAGGACTCCCTCGCGCGCGGCGCTCCGGAGCCCGCCGGCCCTCCGCCCGTCCCCTCACCCGGGGGGCTGCGCCGCGACGAGGCCGAGCGGCTCCTGCACCAGCACACGGAGGCGCTCCTGGGCCCCCGACCGCGGGAGCGCCACGTGTACATCATGGTGACGGCGCGGGACGTGGAGCCGCCCTCAGAGGAGGAGTGTGCCGCCCTGCTGGGGGCGGGGATGAACGTCCTGCGCATCAACAGCGCCCACGGAAGTCCCGGCGTGTGGCGCCGCACGGCCGAGGTGGTGCGCCGGGTCGCCCGCCGCATGGGGCGCCCGGTGCGCGTCCTCGTGGACCTGGAAGGGCCGAAGATTCGCACCACGCATGTCTCCCCGGGCCCGGCCGTCCTCCGGTATCGCCCGCGCAAGGACTCGCTGGGGCACGTGGTCGGCGCGCTGCGCATTCCCCTGCTTGGCGCCAGTGCCTCCGCCCCGCCCACTCCGGAGGATGCGCCCCCTCCGCTCCGCGTGCCCGACGCCTGGCTCGACGGCATGCGTGTCGGAGACACCGTGCAGACCTGGGACAGCCGCCAGCGGGAGCGGCGCTTCCGCATCACCGAGGTGGAGTCCCACGGGGCCTTCGCCGAGCTCGACAAGACGTGCTACCTGACGCCTCGGACCGAGCTCGTCTGGATGCGGGGGGCCGAGGAGCTGGGCCGGGCCTTCCCCAGCGCCATCCCCCAGCGCCCCGGCTACGTCGAGCTGTCCGTCGGAGACCGCTTCCAGCTCTGGATGGACGCAGTGGAAGGTTCGCCCGGGGTGCGCGAGTCGCTCGACGGGCCCGAGTCGCATGGCCCGCCCAGGCTTGGCCTGGACATGCCGGGCGTCACGCTGCAGCTCAAGCCAGGACATCGCGTGCTCCTGGACGACGGCAAGGTGGAAGCGGTGGTCGAGGAGGTCGATGCGCGCCAGGCGACCGCGCGGGTGGTGAGGACGCTCAAGGCGCGCGTCAAGGTCCGGGCGGAGAAGGGCGTCAACTTCCCGGACAGCGACCTGCGCGCGTGCGTCGTCTCGCGCAAGGACCTGGAGGTGCTCCCGGAGGTGCTGGAGTTCGCGGATGTCCTGGGCGTGTCCTTCATCCGCACGCCGAGCGACCTGCGAGAAGCCATCGCCGCCATTCGCGCGGTCGCGGGGCGGCGCATGCCGGGAATCATCGTCAAGCTGGAGACGGCGCGCGCGCTGCAATCGCTTCCCGGGCTGCTGCTGGAGGCCATGCGGCACACCCCCGTCGGCCTCATGATTGCGCGGGGCGACCTGGCCGTCGAAATCGGCTTCGAGCGCCTGGCGGAACTCCAGCAGGAAATCATGTGGTTCGCCGAGGCCGCGCACCTGCCCGTCGTCTGGGCCACGCAGGTCCTCGATACCCTGGCACGGACCGGCATTCCTTCCCGTGCGGAGATTACGGACGCCTCCATGTCGGTCCAGGCGGAGTGCGTCATGCTCAACAAGGGCGCACACGTGGTGGACGCCTGCCGGACGCTGGATGTGATTCTGCGGAAGATGGAGCAACACCAGTTCAAGAAGCGGAATCTCTTCCGCCCCCTGAAGATTTCACTCCTGATGGGCGGCCCCTCGAGCCCCTGA
- a CDS encoding Kelch repeat-containing protein, whose product MKRLAVIPSMLLLLACAACGVEAPETGAGTLDTWRAALATPAWRATGSLLSARSGATATVLPSGLVLVAGSSASTPTATAELYDPVTETWTATGAMTATRSEHTATLLNNGKVLVANGHPCCLAGTVSATAELYDPATGTWTATPVSPLARSQARDVLLASGKVLITGGAVSGSPMGPTAGVHVYDPASNAWSAAASMLGPRYRHTATRLLSGKVLVAGGTNRSGLNLATTELYDPATNTWTAGPSMKAARYYHQAMLLPSGKVLVVGGVGGTTTELYDPATNTWSYTGNLVQYHSSPRTAVLPSGKVFLVDNVGATELYDPSFSGTWSAGPTMATTGRGGASVALLRSGQVLVAGGGTTATAELYDPGTFVWNATGSLNTARCGHTATHMSFNVLVAGGSDASGPLASAEVYEPSIKSWLPVGDMTEPRTNAVAVWLNTGRVLVIGGNANSSVTTAEVFNPGPNTWTATGSLLTARTSFKATVLSSGQVLVTGGRTDGGVYVTSTELYDPATGTWSATGHLATGRINHSAIRLDDGRVLVAGGYNLVFTTLNRLASAELYDPNTGVWQTTTSLAQARSNFTLQWNGSSNGPLAIGGLMGTGSYVGQGSLATVQQFVPGANVWVSASALSTPRHDHATDALPFAGILTTGGTWKIGGANASSFLASAELYDWDFQVWRPTASMLAARSGHTLTAMPGDEALAVGCVNGAPSRFVEVYSQ is encoded by the coding sequence ATGAAACGACTGGCAGTGATTCCCTCCATGCTCCTGCTCCTGGCCTGCGCGGCCTGTGGCGTGGAGGCGCCCGAAACGGGGGCCGGCACCCTCGACACCTGGCGCGCGGCGCTGGCGACGCCCGCGTGGCGCGCCACCGGCAGCTTGCTGTCCGCCCGTTCGGGCGCCACTGCGACGGTGTTGCCCTCCGGACTGGTGCTCGTCGCGGGCAGCAGCGCGTCGACGCCGACAGCGACCGCGGAGCTGTATGACCCGGTGACGGAAACCTGGACGGCCACCGGCGCGATGACTGCGACTCGCTCGGAGCACACCGCCACCCTGCTCAACAACGGGAAGGTGCTGGTGGCCAATGGCCATCCGTGCTGCCTCGCGGGCACCGTTTCGGCCACGGCGGAGCTGTATGACCCGGCCACCGGTACCTGGACGGCGACTCCCGTCAGCCCGCTTGCGCGCAGCCAGGCCCGGGACGTCCTGCTCGCTTCGGGCAAGGTGCTCATCACCGGTGGCGCCGTCTCCGGTTCGCCCATGGGCCCCACTGCCGGCGTGCACGTGTATGACCCGGCCAGCAACGCGTGGTCGGCGGCCGCGAGCATGCTCGGCCCCCGCTACCGGCACACGGCGACGCGGCTGCTCTCGGGCAAGGTCCTCGTGGCGGGCGGCACCAACCGGAGCGGCCTCAACCTGGCGACCACGGAGCTGTATGACCCGGCGACCAACACGTGGACCGCGGGCCCTTCGATGAAGGCGGCGCGCTACTACCACCAGGCGATGCTGTTGCCCTCGGGCAAGGTCCTGGTGGTGGGCGGCGTCGGTGGCACCACCACCGAGCTGTATGACCCGGCGACCAACACCTGGTCCTATACCGGCAACCTGGTGCAGTACCACTCGAGCCCCCGCACCGCCGTGCTGCCGTCGGGCAAGGTGTTCCTCGTCGACAACGTGGGCGCGACGGAGCTCTATGACCCGTCGTTCAGCGGGACGTGGAGCGCCGGCCCCACCATGGCCACGACGGGCCGCGGTGGCGCGTCCGTCGCACTGCTGCGCTCCGGGCAGGTGCTCGTCGCCGGCGGCGGCACCACGGCCACCGCGGAGCTGTACGACCCGGGCACCTTCGTGTGGAACGCCACCGGCTCGCTCAACACGGCCCGGTGCGGCCACACCGCCACGCATATGTCCTTCAACGTGCTCGTGGCAGGCGGAAGTGACGCCTCCGGTCCCCTCGCCAGCGCCGAGGTGTACGAACCCTCCATCAAGTCGTGGCTGCCGGTGGGGGACATGACCGAGCCTCGCACGAATGCCGTCGCCGTCTGGCTGAACACGGGCAGGGTGCTCGTGATTGGCGGCAACGCCAACAGCAGCGTCACCACCGCGGAGGTGTTCAACCCGGGCCCCAACACGTGGACGGCCACCGGAAGCCTGCTCACCGCGCGGACCTCCTTCAAGGCGACCGTCCTCTCGTCGGGACAGGTGCTCGTCACCGGTGGGCGCACCGACGGCGGCGTCTACGTGACGAGCACCGAGCTGTATGACCCGGCCACCGGCACGTGGTCCGCCACGGGCCACCTCGCCACGGGCCGCATCAACCACTCCGCCATTCGCCTGGACGACGGCCGGGTGCTCGTCGCGGGCGGGTACAACCTGGTCTTCACGACGCTCAACCGGCTCGCGAGCGCGGAGCTGTACGACCCGAACACCGGAGTCTGGCAGACCACCACGAGCCTGGCCCAGGCGCGCAGCAACTTCACCCTGCAGTGGAATGGCTCCTCGAACGGGCCGCTCGCCATCGGCGGGCTGATGGGAACGGGCTCGTACGTGGGGCAGGGCTCGCTGGCCACCGTGCAGCAGTTTGTGCCGGGCGCCAACGTCTGGGTCTCCGCGAGTGCCCTCTCCACGCCCCGCCATGACCACGCGACCGACGCCCTGCCGTTCGCGGGCATCCTGACCACCGGAGGCACCTGGAAGATTGGGGGCGCCAACGCCTCCAGCTTCCTGGCCAGCGCCGAGCTGTACGACTGGGACTTCCAGGTCTGGAGGCCCACGGCGAGCATGCTGGCCGCGCGCTCCGGCCACACGCTCACCGCGATGCCTGGCGACGAGGCGCTGGCGGTGGGGTGCGTGAATGGCGCGCCGAGCCGCTTCGTGGAGGTGTATTCGCAGTGA
- a CDS encoding M91 family zinc metallopeptidase, with protein sequence MKLRSKPSLSLLKSSPSTPSASRSPSPGAAAKPDAASAPKKPNAPRPTPGELQAGKSQLKPADHGVVHPDLPGIRTRRDSGQSGADFADFTSDVRNSTHKLMSKPEGHRLMTELNGRTQAVNPGVTGTPYKPVTVADISSGRNDARMPMSHAPRHEGTYDSLRPAYRQDGQPGAGRPSNIKYNEQDAGPRFNSLGHESVHAWRASNGLQVSPLAVSKHDKADVFQRFPEHSADMKNTLETRLRLTEEFETVGLRPTPHTPAGWAPSENKLRAEHGLPQRQDYSGMRPTGNQNDVNLGHYDAGSDNRNFFQKLRGEPTPIGRILGDLEK encoded by the coding sequence ATGAAGCTCCGCTCGAAGCCGTCCCTCTCCCTTCTCAAGTCCTCCCCTTCCACGCCGTCCGCCTCGCGCTCCCCGAGCCCTGGCGCCGCCGCGAAGCCGGACGCGGCCAGCGCCCCGAAGAAGCCCAACGCCCCGCGGCCGACGCCCGGCGAGCTCCAGGCGGGAAAGAGCCAGCTCAAGCCGGCGGACCATGGCGTGGTGCACCCGGACCTGCCGGGCATCCGGACGCGCCGTGACAGCGGCCAGTCGGGCGCGGACTTCGCGGACTTCACGTCGGACGTGCGCAACTCCACACACAAGCTGATGAGCAAGCCCGAGGGACATCGGCTGATGACGGAGCTCAACGGCCGCACGCAGGCGGTGAACCCCGGCGTGACGGGCACGCCGTACAAGCCGGTGACGGTGGCCGACATCTCCTCGGGCCGCAACGACGCACGCATGCCCATGTCCCACGCGCCCCGCCACGAGGGCACCTACGACTCGCTGCGCCCGGCGTACCGCCAGGACGGCCAGCCCGGTGCGGGCCGGCCCAGCAACATCAAGTACAACGAGCAGGATGCGGGGCCGCGCTTCAACAGCCTGGGCCACGAGTCCGTCCACGCCTGGCGCGCGTCCAACGGCCTCCAGGTGAGCCCCCTGGCCGTCAGCAAGCACGACAAGGCGGACGTGTTCCAGCGATTCCCCGAGCACTCGGCCGACATGAAGAACACGCTCGAGACGCGCCTGCGGCTGACGGAGGAGTTCGAGACGGTGGGCCTGCGCCCCACGCCGCACACGCCCGCGGGCTGGGCGCCCAGCGAGAACAAGCTTCGCGCGGAGCATGGGCTGCCGCAGCGCCAGGACTACTCGGGCATGCGCCCCACCGGGAACCAGAACGACGTCAACCTGGGCCACTACGACGCGGGCTCCGACAACCGCAACTTCTTCCAGAAGCTGCGCGGCGAGCCCACGCCCATCGGCCGCATCCTGGGCGACCTGGAGAAGTGA
- a CDS encoding aldehyde dehydrogenase family protein: MASTVPAYAEWSKLERRIRALVPEAFDPSGRVLNLVGGAWGHPGKGKPYLSPVDGTVLGRLPMVDANTARTAASAAAAEARTWAREELDVRRERVSRCLALLREQRELLALILAWEIGKPVPQARVSVDRCISGVEWYVSQIEPMLDGRRPLGLISNIASWNYPLSVLVHAVLVQVLAGNSAIAKTPTDGGLYSLTLCMALARRCGLPVSLISGSGGQLSDALVRNPDIACLSFVGGKANGRDIAASLYDRNKRYMLEMEGVNTYGIWHFSDWEGLAKQLKKGFEYGKQRCTAYPRFVVERGLMPRFLETYLPVVSALKVGHPLLAESPDGAPPALDFGPLINSQKVEELHGLMSEAEARGAVPLFAGRLEPERFLPEQDVSAYLAPHALLHVPRNCKLYHGEPFGPVDTLVVVDSEEELVAEMNVSNGALVSTIACDEPETCRRIAGELRAFKVGHNLQRSRGDREEVFGGIGGSWKGCFVGGPLLVQAVTEGPPDERLYGNFHDYTQLPDGR, translated from the coding sequence ATGGCGAGTACGGTGCCTGCATACGCGGAGTGGTCCAAGCTGGAGCGTCGGATTCGCGCGCTCGTCCCCGAGGCCTTCGACCCCTCGGGCCGGGTGCTCAACCTCGTCGGAGGCGCCTGGGGACATCCGGGGAAGGGCAAGCCCTACCTGTCTCCGGTGGACGGCACCGTGCTGGGGCGCCTGCCCATGGTGGATGCCAACACCGCGCGGACCGCCGCGAGCGCCGCCGCGGCGGAGGCCAGGACCTGGGCCCGGGAGGAGCTCGACGTCCGCCGCGAGCGCGTCTCGCGGTGCCTGGCCCTGCTGCGTGAGCAGCGCGAGCTGCTGGCCCTCATCCTGGCCTGGGAGATTGGCAAGCCCGTGCCCCAGGCGCGCGTCAGCGTGGACCGCTGTATCAGCGGCGTGGAGTGGTACGTCTCCCAAATCGAGCCGATGCTGGATGGCCGCCGGCCGCTGGGGCTCATCTCCAACATCGCCTCCTGGAACTACCCGCTGTCCGTGCTGGTCCATGCCGTGCTGGTCCAGGTCCTCGCGGGCAACAGCGCCATCGCGAAGACGCCCACGGATGGGGGCCTGTATTCGCTGACGCTCTGCATGGCGCTGGCGCGCCGCTGCGGGCTGCCTGTCTCGCTCATCAGCGGCTCCGGCGGGCAGCTCAGCGACGCGCTGGTGCGCAATCCGGACATCGCCTGCCTGTCCTTCGTGGGTGGCAAGGCGAACGGGCGGGACATCGCCGCCAGCCTCTATGACCGCAACAAGCGCTACATGCTGGAGATGGAGGGGGTGAACACCTACGGCATCTGGCACTTCAGCGACTGGGAAGGCCTGGCGAAGCAGCTCAAGAAGGGCTTCGAGTACGGCAAGCAGCGCTGCACGGCCTACCCGCGCTTCGTGGTGGAGCGCGGCCTCATGCCGCGCTTCCTGGAGACGTACCTGCCCGTCGTCTCCGCGCTGAAGGTGGGCCATCCCCTGCTGGCCGAGTCGCCCGACGGAGCGCCTCCCGCGCTCGACTTCGGACCGCTCATCAACAGTCAGAAGGTGGAGGAGCTGCACGGGCTGATGAGCGAGGCGGAGGCGCGCGGCGCCGTGCCCCTCTTCGCCGGGCGCCTGGAGCCGGAGCGCTTCCTGCCGGAGCAGGACGTGTCCGCGTACCTGGCCCCGCACGCGCTGCTGCACGTGCCGCGCAACTGCAAGCTCTACCACGGCGAGCCCTTCGGCCCCGTGGACACGCTGGTGGTCGTGGACAGCGAGGAGGAGCTCGTCGCCGAGATGAACGTGTCCAACGGCGCGCTGGTATCCACCATCGCCTGCGACGAGCCGGAGACGTGCCGCCGCATCGCCGGCGAGCTGCGGGCCTTCAAGGTGGGGCACAACCTGCAGCGCTCGCGCGGGGACCGGGAAGAAGTGTTCGGCGGCATTGGCGGCTCGTGGAAGGGCTGCTTCGTGGGCGGGCCGTTGCTGGTCCAGGCCGTCACGGAGGGCCCTCCGGACGAGCGGCTGTACGGCAACTTCCACGACTACACGCAGCTTCCGGATGGGCGCTGA